AGTCTCCGGTACATTGGACGACGTGCTGGAGAGTACCGCGACGTACGTCGAGAAGCAGCACGAGACGACAGAGAAAATTAAGTCCGCGATGGTCTACCCGGTTTCGGTGAGCATCTTTTCCATTGCGGTGGCGATTTTTCTGCTCGTCCGAGTGATTCCTACGTTCGTGACCGTGTTTCAAGATCAGCATCTCACACTACCTCTGCCAACGAGAATCATCTTAGCACTCTCCTTCTTTGTCACACATCGTTGGTACATTGTATTGTCCATCATTGTTGTCTTGTGTGCCGCGATACTGATCGCGTCCCGCAACCCGAAAAATCTCTACCTCAAGGATAAGTGGATTTTGCGAATCCCGGTGTTTGGGACACTGTTGCAAAAGGCGGCGGTCGCTCGTACGACGCGCACCATGTCGATGCTTTTTCGAAGTGCTGTGCCTGCGTTGGAGGCCATCTCTATCACGGCGGATGCGGTCGATAATCGCTATATTGCAAGCACGCTGCGCGATGCTCGCGAGCATTTGCAAAGTGGTGAATCTATTGTGGAGCCACTGCGCGCAAACGACGCGTTTCCCCCGATGGTCACCCAGATGATTCGCATCGGTGAACAGACGGGTAACCTCGACGACATGCTCGGCAAAGTTGCCGATTTCTACGAGGCGGATGTGGCGACGATGGTTGATCGACTGCGGCAACTGATAGAACCCGTGATGATTGCGTTTCTGGCCGTCGTGGTCGGCGGTATTGTCCTCGCGGCGCTATTGCCTATGTTCTCTCTTTATCAGGGCTTAGGGAATATGAGCTAGGTATGCGGCATAGTTTTTTCATAGATAGATTGTGATAAGGGTAGGTAATTCTCGGGTTAGTACCTGGATTACATAGGTTTGAAGGGCGAGACAGGCATCTCAGACATACGAAAAAAATCAGGGGAGAGACAAGGGCGAATGAGAACATGGGTGAAAAGGCTGCAAATGTGGTTGCAGCGGCTAAACGAGGAAAAGGGTGTCACACTGATTGAGTTGTTGGCTGTGGTCGTCATTCTCGCGATTATTGCGGCCGTGGCCATTCCCGTCATTATGGGACAGATTAATAAGTCTAAAATCAATACGGACAAGGATAATGAGAAGATTATTATCGATGCGTTGCAGCGTGCGGACTTTGATTACGAGAGTACGCAAAGTGGCGATGGGACGATGACGTTAAGCTCTGGTACGCTAGCACCAAACGAGACTGGTACAAATGTGAATGTTACATTTGGTGGCGGTGACCCGGAAAATATGTATGATCTTTTGGTGAAGGGGATTACTGGACAGACAACAGGTGGTTATCTAGACGAGGTTCCGAAGGCGCAAACGGGCACGGACGGAGACTGGACAATCACCACCTCAGATGAGTCTAGCAACTCAGATGCCGCGTCGTTTTCATTCGGAGGCGGCACTACGTACTATATCTATCCAGACGGAACGGGCTCCACGAGTTCAGGAAGTTAACCTTCATAACGGTAGTCGTCGATTGGCTCCTCACGTATTGAGGGGCCAATCTTCCGTTGGAATGTTTCAAGGGAACTTACGCCTTTCGCGGTGGGTGAGTCGCAAGTTGATGAGCGTTGGAGATATGTCGGCATGAAGGTACTCAGTATGCGAACGCGTGAACATAACAGCCAAGCGCATTCCAAAGCGAATTCCAGTGGCGATTCGGACGGTGGATTTACGCTCATCGAGGTCCTGGCTTCGGTTGCGATTCTGGCGTTGCTCCTGACAGCCGTTCTCGCGGCCATCCAGTCGGTTCAAAAGGGCACACTGGCGACAACACAGTACGATCACGCCCTGGGCTACGCCACCGAGATCGCCGAGTCGCTGCGTGAAACGTATGGAACAAGCGCGGTTGACCAGGTCAAAAACACGATTCCATTGAGGCTTGTCGGCAACGAACTGACCAATTCGAGTACGTCGTCACCTATCGTGTTCAACATTCAACTCACCGCAGATGCGGGACAGAGTGTCGGTACAGCTACGAGTTCCGGACAGATTGGCAGTACGGGATACACATACGATGTCACGTACACGGCTAGTGGTGCGCAGGGCAGTCAGCTGACACGCAACTTTACCATTACCGTCACAGACCCGGATGGTCGCAAGGCCACTGTCCAGGCACCTGCGTATCAACTGTCGTAGGAGGAAGAGACATGCGTCAATGGCAGCGCCTACGGCAGGAAAACCAGGGTGTTACGTTAATCGAACTCCTTGCCGCTATCGTCATTTCGACCATTGTCGGCGCAGTGATATTGGCAGTGCTGTGGCCTTCTGCAGAGCGGGCTATCAGTCTCATTGGTTACAACGCCGCTGAGCGAAAAGTCTTACTGACCAATCAATTATTGAATACAGAGCTTCACAAGGCGCACTATGTTCAAATTCAGTATCAAGAGGCCCCTACGAAGCAGGTCGTGTTGTGGCTGTATGACCAAAATTCGACCATGGTGCCGGCGAACGCCACAGGAAATATTCCGTGGTTGTACAACACGAACGCTGTGGTGACCAACGATACAGGGAATTCGGCGAATCAGTCGTTGGCCTTGGCCAATCCGCATCGGTTTGGGGCACTGGTGTTTACGCAACTTCCCGATGGCACATACAGCGTCGCCTTCACAACGAATGTACCGGAGACGTCTCCGACGGCGTGTGGTACGACGATAGATCCCGCAACACTCCAACCGCCAAACGCCAACTTTTATCAGAACGGCCTGCAGGTGACGTGGGATTTCCCGCAATTCATCGGCGACGCCGGGTTTCCGTTTGATGCTTCCTATCAATGTGAGTTTGTCAATAGTTTTATCATTCGATTGGCCACGACCTATCAGACGGCGGGCGGCAAATCAGCGACGTTTGTGTTGACAGCCGGTTACCATGACGCAGAGCAGCGGTGATGATATGAGGAGAGTGCGGAGAAAGCGAAATCAGGGTGAGGAAGGCTACACACTTCTTTGGGTGCTGATGCTCGGCGTCGTCATGGTGACCCTTGTCAGTGCGGCGATGTTTGCGTCGTCTTACGTGATGGGCACCGGGGTGCACGGGTTGCAGACGGAGACGGTCGGGCACCTGACAAGTGACACGGAGATTCAGAATGACTTGTCGAACATCGAGCAGATCATTACCGACACAGCGACCAAGGAGCAGTCGGAACTGACGGACGCCGACGGGGTGTCGAAAGTTACAGGGGACGCCGCGCAACAATTGGACGCACAGGGCTATACGGCGACGATTACGGATTCGTACACCGATTCGAGTGGCACGATTCATGAGGTTGTGCGGGTGTCGAAGGGCGGATCGTCGATTACACTCGACGTCACCTTCCAGTCATCTGGTTCTGGTTCCACCACTTCTACCGTGCCTGTGCGACAGACGCAGAATCCGTATCCCTACAGCCAGTATTCGAGTGAGTACGTAGCGGATGGCAACGCGACCACCCAAGCCCAAGTCGATGCCGCTGAGGAGACGAAGGCGGGGGGGCCTTATATCGTGATCCACTCCAGTACACCGGGCGGCAATCCGACGGATTTGAACTTGAACAGCGGCACCATGACCTATGGCGACGCCGCGGGGGATATGAAGGAGTTGGTCACGGGCAATGTCGTTGCGAACAGTGGGGCGACGTTGACGGTCCACGGATCGCTTGACGCGACGAATGTCACGTTGAACTCTGGCGGGACGGCGACGATTGACGGCGATGTGATTGCCAACACGGTGACGGTGAACGGGAAGTTGACCATTTCTGGGCAATTGTCTTGTCAAACGTTGAATATTAACAGCGGATCGCAACTGCAGGTAGGAAGTTTGGCGGATGGAACCGCGCTCTCGGTCAATACAGGCTTTACAATTGAGCAGAATGCGAGCATCCAAGGCGGCGTCACGGTGAATAGCAACGGCAATTTGACGATAGATGGTAGTCTGATAGAAACAGGGCCAGTGACTGTGAACTCGGGTGCGACCTTGCATGTCAAAGGGGATGCAGTCGTGGCATCGACCATGGTCAACGGGACGAGTAAGAAAGATGGATGGGTCCTGATGAATAGCCAGAGTTCCCTATTGATTGATGGGAACTTGTGTGTGGACCAGTACCTCTATCAAAATTCGGGCACGACGGTCAAAGTCCAGAAAGAGGCGGCGATTGCGTTGGGTACCCGCGGGAATGGTGGTTCTTTTTCGGCGAATCCGTATGTTCAATCCGCCAGTTGCCCCGTGTCGTCGCAGCCTGGTGGTAGTGGATATACACTCAAGTCGATAACGGAGATTTAGGTGGGAGACGTATGGCGCGGGGACAGGGCACCAGTAGGATTGGACTAGATATTGGATTGGATGCCATTCGCGTGGTGGAACTCCAGGTGGGGCAGACGCTGCGGTTGCAGCAGATGAGTGAGCAACCCGTGGAAGCGGGCGTCTTCCACGGCGGTGACGATGTCGATTGGATCCGCCTTGAACAACTCATCGACCACGCGCTTCACGGTTACAAGCTGAGGGGCAAGCGCGTGCACGTGTCCATCCCCAGTGTGTACACTGTGATTCGACAACTCACGCTTCCCAACTTCACAGACGAGGAGTTGCGGGAGGTTATCGAGTTTGAATTGACCAACACGATTCACTTGCCGTTTGCCGAGGTGGTATTTGATTTTGTTCGATGCCCTGCCTCAACGGATCAGGGTGAGGGCGACAACGTGAGTGTGATTTTGATAGCAGCCGATGGCGCCTTTATTCGCCCGCTCGTGGAGCGGTTGCGCAAGCGAAAAATCAAAGTAGCGTCGATTGATATTCGCCCCTTGGCCAAGTTTCGCGTATTGCTGCGGGTGGTTGAATTGCCGGAGACGTTCATTTTGACGGAGATGGATACTCACGGCACAAGTGTCCACGTATTTCACGATGGATTGCTCTATTTGACGAGAGAAGTTCCCGTGATTCTAGGCGACAAAACAGATAGTCCGCTTGAAGGCGGGTTTGGCGAAGGCGTCGACGATAGCGCTGCGGGCGCTACGGCGATGGCCGCCACTGACGAACTATCGCTGCCTGCCACTGCGCCCGCGCGCGTGCATCCGTCGCTTGAAGTCTTGTCTTTGTCGGATTATGTGGGGCGGATTGCGTCCGAGTTGGAACGCACCATGAATTTCTTTCAGTACACGCTCAATCAGCGCTCGGCACAATTTCAGGAGATTATCATGACGGGCAGTCACTTGTTAAATCCGCACCAGCAGGCAAACATCACGGATCGGACGGGCGTCCTTGTGCGGACGCTGTCGTTTCAGGATGTGATTCAAACCAACTTCATCGCTGGGCGACGCGGGCGCTTGATTGCGGGTGATGGTTCCGTTTCGGTCGATTACACAGCCGCCATTGGACTAGCGATGCGTGAGGAGTAAACGGCGTGGATATTAACTTACTTCCGAGAGTCTCGAAACCGCGGGGCACACGATCACCATGGCACAGCCCATCCCGCAAATGGCTGGTCATTTCGGTGCCCATTGCCGTCATTGTCGCGTGTTTGGTGGCCATGCAAGTATGGTTCTACGCGACACAAGCGCG
Above is a genomic segment from Alicyclobacillus acidoterrestris containing:
- the pilM gene encoding type IV pilus biogenesis protein PilM — protein: MARGQGTSRIGLDIGLDAIRVVELQVGQTLRLQQMSEQPVEAGVFHGGDDVDWIRLEQLIDHALHGYKLRGKRVHVSIPSVYTVIRQLTLPNFTDEELREVIEFELTNTIHLPFAEVVFDFVRCPASTDQGEGDNVSVILIAADGAFIRPLVERLRKRKIKVASIDIRPLAKFRVLLRVVELPETFILTEMDTHGTSVHVFHDGLLYLTREVPVILGDKTDSPLEGGFGEGVDDSAAGATAMAATDELSLPATAPARVHPSLEVLSLSDYVGRIASELERTMNFFQYTLNQRSAQFQEIIMTGSHLLNPHQQANITDRTGVLVRTLSFQDVIQTNFIAGRRGRLIAGDGSVSVDYTAAIGLAMREE
- a CDS encoding type II secretion system protein; its protein translation is MRQWQRLRQENQGVTLIELLAAIVISTIVGAVILAVLWPSAERAISLIGYNAAERKVLLTNQLLNTELHKAHYVQIQYQEAPTKQVVLWLYDQNSTMVPANATGNIPWLYNTNAVVTNDTGNSANQSLALANPHRFGALVFTQLPDGTYSVAFTTNVPETSPTACGTTIDPATLQPPNANFYQNGLQVTWDFPQFIGDAGFPFDASYQCEFVNSFIIRLATTYQTAGGKSATFVLTAGYHDAEQR
- a CDS encoding type II secretion system F family protein, with product MAVFTYEGIVSRGHRQRGRVEAEHRDEALYQLTQQGIHVVQIEEVKNSVWTKEITFGRKKIKPDEFVVFCRQFATLIRAGIPVVESLQVLAEQARSKDFRFALDSVMERVTDGTALSESLAQHPKIFPQMFVQMVHAGEVSGTLDDVLESTATYVEKQHETTEKIKSAMVYPVSVSIFSIAVAIFLLVRVIPTFVTVFQDQHLTLPLPTRIILALSFFVTHRWYIVLSIIVVLCAAILIASRNPKNLYLKDKWILRIPVFGTLLQKAAVARTTRTMSMLFRSAVPALEAISITADAVDNRYIASTLRDAREHLQSGESIVEPLRANDAFPPMVTQMIRIGEQTGNLDDMLGKVADFYEADVATMVDRLRQLIEPVMIAFLAVVVGGIVLAALLPMFSLYQGLGNMS
- a CDS encoding polymer-forming cytoskeletal protein, which gives rise to MRRKRNQGEEGYTLLWVLMLGVVMVTLVSAAMFASSYVMGTGVHGLQTETVGHLTSDTEIQNDLSNIEQIITDTATKEQSELTDADGVSKVTGDAAQQLDAQGYTATITDSYTDSSGTIHEVVRVSKGGSSITLDVTFQSSGSGSTTSTVPVRQTQNPYPYSQYSSEYVADGNATTQAQVDAAEETKAGGPYIVIHSSTPGGNPTDLNLNSGTMTYGDAAGDMKELVTGNVVANSGATLTVHGSLDATNVTLNSGGTATIDGDVIANTVTVNGKLTISGQLSCQTLNINSGSQLQVGSLADGTALSVNTGFTIEQNASIQGGVTVNSNGNLTIDGSLIETGPVTVNSGATLHVKGDAVVASTMVNGTSKKDGWVLMNSQSSLLIDGNLCVDQYLYQNSGTTVKVQKEAAIALGTRGNGGSFSANPYVQSASCPVSSQPGGSGYTLKSITEI
- a CDS encoding prepilin-type N-terminal cleavage/methylation domain-containing protein encodes the protein MKVLSMRTREHNSQAHSKANSSGDSDGGFTLIEVLASVAILALLLTAVLAAIQSVQKGTLATTQYDHALGYATEIAESLRETYGTSAVDQVKNTIPLRLVGNELTNSSTSSPIVFNIQLTADAGQSVGTATSSGQIGSTGYTYDVTYTASGAQGSQLTRNFTITVTDPDGRKATVQAPAYQLS
- a CDS encoding prepilin-type N-terminal cleavage/methylation domain-containing protein, producing MKRLQMWLQRLNEEKGVTLIELLAVVVILAIIAAVAIPVIMGQINKSKINTDKDNEKIIIDALQRADFDYESTQSGDGTMTLSSGTLAPNETGTNVNVTFGGGDPENMYDLLVKGITGQTTGGYLDEVPKAQTGTDGDWTITTSDESSNSDAASFSFGGGTTYYIYPDGTGSTSSGS